Proteins encoded together in one Vibrio lentus window:
- a CDS encoding succinylglutamate desuccinylase/aspartoacylase family protein yields MKTEYLGDVLQGRQVIGVLNVDDLPTGEHQFWFQVTSDGLGQPKNMPVSVFKGSQDGPKLMITAGIHGDELNGVLAAQQIIRDLVGKNLTGTVTIVPTVNLSGLLNHSRDFISSDPGSCPANLNRLFPGDAHGLAAERFVASLWERLLKHNATFAVDLHTQTRGAVYPLYVFADYRIDQCLEMARLMQPDCVLNDPGDPGILETVWNRSGIPSITVEVGMGKFTQPDMIQRAVDGVLNMLSYYEMSEAVGEQITEPKQLPYLDWIEGNNVVSIRADIGGFVLPQVELLQSVEQGELLAIQYDAFGNECRRYHAPSAGRVLSYNVDALREPGALVCRLLS; encoded by the coding sequence ATGAAAACAGAGTACTTAGGTGACGTTTTACAAGGTAGACAAGTTATTGGAGTCTTGAATGTGGACGACTTACCTACTGGGGAACATCAGTTTTGGTTCCAAGTGACCAGCGATGGACTAGGGCAACCGAAAAATATGCCAGTGTCTGTTTTTAAAGGAAGCCAAGATGGCCCAAAGTTGATGATCACCGCCGGTATTCATGGTGATGAGTTGAATGGTGTGTTGGCTGCTCAACAAATTATCAGAGATCTCGTTGGCAAGAACTTAACTGGCACCGTGACTATTGTGCCTACGGTCAACTTGTCTGGTTTGTTAAATCATAGTCGCGATTTTATTTCTTCTGATCCGGGTTCATGTCCGGCTAATCTCAATCGACTTTTCCCTGGTGATGCCCATGGTTTAGCTGCCGAGCGTTTTGTGGCTTCATTATGGGAGCGCTTACTCAAGCACAATGCAACGTTCGCGGTTGATCTTCATACCCAAACGCGTGGTGCGGTTTATCCTCTCTATGTTTTTGCTGATTACCGGATTGATCAATGCTTGGAGATGGCGAGATTAATGCAACCCGATTGCGTGCTCAATGACCCCGGTGACCCAGGTATCTTAGAAACAGTATGGAATCGAAGTGGTATCCCAAGTATCACGGTCGAAGTAGGGATGGGTAAATTTACTCAGCCTGACATGATTCAAAGGGCAGTCGATGGCGTGCTTAATATGCTGTCTTACTATGAGATGTCTGAGGCTGTCGGTGAGCAAATAACAGAGCCTAAGCAACTTCCCTATCTTGATTGGATCGAAGGCAACAATGTTGTGTCTATTCGTGCCGATATCGGTGGTTTTGTTCTACCTCAGGTTGAACTCCTACAAAGCGTAGAACAAGGTGAATTGTTAGCGATTCAATATGATGCATTTGGTAACGAATGCCGTCGCTATCACGCGCCGTCTGCAGGGCGTGTACTTAGCTATAATGTGGATGCATTAAGGGAGCCGGGGGCGCTTGTTTGCCGCTTATTGAGCTAG
- a CDS encoding porin — MKKAVLASAVVAALVSGSSLAATVYSSDGTELKIGGRAEFRGDFIGTSKGAEIEGSMSDETRFRLNIGGETQLTDSATAFGFYEAEQGTGDNTFNNRYMYAGVDFDGQAVSVGRQDMASVIVSDFTDITEFSGVQQVFGAASDKEDGVFAYRGGFDALQLEATYQTNSDKDSDGYGLSGVYSLPFGLDLGLAYSGEDKGEGNGSANQILAGLAYSLDSLYLAATYSTGDIDDKAVGTDTESFTAMEFAAQYKFTKQISAAVVYTYQEDEAANGSTADSVDGIELAGYYKLNSNFRTYVAYYLNGLDEAKDANGLVTAGEDTLRLGVRYDF, encoded by the coding sequence ATGAAAAAGGCAGTTCTAGCTTCTGCAGTGGTAGCAGCACTAGTTTCAGGTTCATCTCTAGCAGCAACAGTTTACAGCTCTGACGGTACTGAGCTTAAGATTGGCGGTCGTGCTGAATTCCGTGGTGATTTCATTGGAACGTCAAAAGGCGCTGAAATTGAAGGTTCGATGAGCGATGAAACTCGTTTTCGTCTGAACATTGGCGGTGAAACTCAACTAACTGACTCTGCAACTGCATTCGGCTTCTATGAAGCAGAACAAGGTACTGGCGATAACACGTTTAATAACCGTTACATGTACGCTGGTGTTGATTTCGATGGCCAGGCTGTTTCGGTAGGTCGTCAAGACATGGCTTCAGTAATCGTTTCTGACTTTACGGATATCACTGAGTTCTCTGGTGTTCAACAAGTATTCGGCGCAGCTTCTGACAAAGAAGATGGCGTATTTGCATACCGTGGCGGTTTTGATGCGCTACAACTAGAAGCAACTTACCAAACCAACAGCGACAAGGACTCTGACGGCTACGGTCTTTCTGGTGTTTACTCATTGCCATTCGGTCTAGACCTTGGTCTTGCATACTCTGGTGAAGATAAAGGTGAAGGGAATGGTAGCGCAAACCAAATCCTTGCAGGTCTAGCATATTCTCTTGATAGCCTTTACCTAGCAGCGACTTACTCAACCGGTGATATCGACGATAAAGCAGTTGGTACTGATACAGAATCATTCACCGCAATGGAATTTGCAGCGCAGTACAAGTTCACGAAGCAAATTTCTGCTGCAGTTGTTTACACGTATCAAGAAGACGAAGCAGCAAACGGCTCTACAGCAGACTCTGTTGACGGCATCGAGCTAGCTGGTTACTACAAGTTAAACAGCAACTTCCGTACATACGTTGCATATTACCTTAATGGCTTAGATGAAGCTAAAGATGCAAATGGTCTAGTTACTGCTGGCGAAGACACTCTTCGTCTAGGTGTACGTTACGACTTCTAA